In Rickettsiales bacterium, a genomic segment contains:
- a CDS encoding ATP-binding protein, whose protein sequence is MSQNQNIVKSILDNLFFDREKRIPFKNHIKIGLIFSSAPALIIILFLINNYISYQQATFIYLAIFGMSLIFIHPYAVDLKELIKYVEDLTIDKNPKKPALSFINNLQELSVAIEKLNKSWLAKQNYLNALIDEDKILINSIPDILIMVNDKNQLIDYNLSARTIFGASASRIIAKILSDEIIQNSIEQIRKNNQQKIISYNLDNPEKFFIARFEKFPENSPTGISILIILQDITIEKKTQKMLKDFVANASHELKTPLTSISGFIETIENDENLNADQKNFLEVMKSQAERMKKLIADLLTLSVIETNSNSEKKDIINFPEIINETLKSLKHQIDDKKISVQKEFANDIPQIIGNRDELMQVADNLISNAIKYNSENGEIILKIFLTNNENYKFDKFEENAKLLCVSVIDSGEGIAEQYIPRLTERFFRIDKARSRKIGGSGLGLAIAKNIINNHNAHLHIESVQGKGSNFSIFFGV, encoded by the coding sequence ATGTCGCAAAATCAGAATATTGTAAAATCAATTTTAGATAATTTATTTTTTGATAGGGAAAAACGAATCCCCTTCAAAAACCATATAAAAATTGGTTTAATATTTTCTTCCGCCCCTGCCCTAATTATTATTCTTTTTCTTATCAATAATTATATTTCTTATCAGCAGGCCACTTTTATTTACCTTGCGATATTTGGAATGTCTTTAATATTTATTCACCCTTACGCGGTTGACCTCAAGGAATTAATTAAATATGTGGAAGATTTAACGATTGATAAAAACCCCAAAAAACCTGCCCTTTCTTTTATAAATAATCTGCAGGAGCTTTCAGTTGCGATTGAAAAACTTAATAAATCATGGCTCGCAAAACAAAATTATTTGAACGCCCTAATTGATGAAGATAAAATTCTGATAAATTCCATTCCAGATATTTTAATAATGGTGAATGATAAAAACCAACTGATTGATTATAACCTTAGTGCTAGAACGATTTTCGGTGCTTCCGCAAGCAGAATTATTGCAAAAATTTTATCTGATGAAATTATCCAAAATAGCATAGAGCAAATCAGAAAAAATAATCAGCAAAAAATAATTAGTTATAATTTGGATAATCCAGAGAAGTTTTTTATCGCTAGGTTTGAAAAGTTTCCTGAAAACTCGCCTACTGGCATTTCAATTTTGATTATTCTTCAAGATATTACAATTGAAAAGAAAACCCAAAAAATGCTAAAAGATTTCGTCGCAAACGCAAGTCACGAGCTAAAAACACCGCTTACAAGCATTAGCGGCTTTATCGAAACCATTGAAAATGATGAAAATCTTAACGCCGATCAAAAAAACTTTCTTGAAGTTATGAAAAGCCAAGCTGAGCGTATGAAAAAACTTATTGCTGATTTACTAACCCTTTCTGTGATTGAAACGAATAGTAATTCTGAAAAGAAAGATATTATTAATTTTCCTGAAATTATAAATGAAACCCTAAAAAGCCTTAAGCACCAAATTGATGATAAAAAAATCTCAGTTCAAAAAGAATTTGCAAATGATATTCCACAAATTATCGGAAATAGAGATGAGCTTATGCAAGTAGCGGATAACCTCATCAGCAACGCCATTAAATATAATTCAGAAAATGGAGAAATTATCTTAAAAATTTTCCTGACTAATAATGAAAATTATAAATTTGATAAATTTGAGGAAAATGCAAAATTGCTTTGCGTTAGCGTTATAGATAGCGGTGAAGGGATTGCCGAGCAATATATTCCAAGGCTAACTGAGAGATTTTTTAGGATTGATAAAGCTAGATCAAGAAAAATTGGTGGTAGTGGCCTTGGTCTTGCAATTGCAAAGAATATAATAAATAACCACAACGCTCACTTGCATATTGAAAGCGTGCAAGGTAAAGGTAGTAATTTTAGCATTTTCTTCGGAGTTTGA
- a CDS encoding ABC transporter permease → MNLYGTYVLYVKEVKRFLSVYNQTIIAPLVNSLLLLTIFSLAIGGRVGEVEGIPFKQFIIPGLIMMTIIQNAFANTSSMLTFGKVLGTIIDLLLPPLSPKEVTIAMTLGGVTRGIFSGLAVVLAVIILSFFDETIKISVHNWSLMIFYIFFSSLLLSLFGMLAGIFCDTFDKMSFYTNFIITPLSFLSGTFYSIKNLPEFWQKFNHFNPFFYMIDGFRYSLTGHNDFPIYHGIIMLLICNLILYFVVYTLIKKGVRIKS, encoded by the coding sequence ATGAATTTATACGGCACATATGTTCTTTATGTAAAAGAGGTTAAGCGTTTTTTGAGCGTGTATAATCAAACAATTATTGCACCACTTGTGAACTCCTTACTTTTGCTCACAATATTCTCACTGGCGATTGGGGGCAGGGTAGGGGAGGTTGAGGGGATTCCCTTCAAGCAATTTATTATCCCCGGTTTAATAATGATGACAATTATTCAAAATGCTTTTGCAAACACCTCCTCAATGCTTACTTTTGGAAAGGTTTTAGGCACTATTATTGATTTACTTCTTCCGCCACTTTCTCCAAAAGAAGTTACTATCGCAATGACACTCGGAGGTGTTACAAGGGGCATTTTCTCAGGTCTTGCGGTGGTTTTGGCGGTGATTATTTTATCTTTTTTTGATGAAACTATAAAAATCTCAGTCCATAATTGGTCTTTGATGATTTTTTATATTTTCTTTTCATCACTTTTGCTTTCACTTTTTGGTATGCTCGCTGGGATTTTCTGCGATACATTTGACAAAATGTCTTTTTACACAAATTTTATAATCACGCCGCTTTCATTTTTATCTGGAACATTTTATTCAATAAAAAACCTGCCGGAATTCTGGCAGAAATTCAATCATTTCAACCCATTTTTCTATATGATTGATGGTTTTAGATATTCACTAACTGGTCATAATGATTTTCCAATTTATCACGGCATTATTATGTTATTGATTTGCAATTTGATATTATATTTTGTCGTTTATACTTTAATCAAGAAAGGCGTGAGGATTAAGAGTTAA
- a CDS encoding exodeoxyribonuclease III, whose translation MKITTWNINSIKARLPNLLEFLQAEKPDVLLLQELKCVEEAFPFQEISDLGYNSAVFGQKTYNGVAILSKYKIEEFFKGLPNAKFSHQISEKSEAKIEGKKKPNFDLFDSSPQIFSDDFFESNSFAEKDKNIEIQDARYIEAVISVNGKVFRIASVYVPNGMDISSSKFTYKKEFFEALNEHLSNIRNLDEHIVIAGDFNVAMKNIDVFDAKSLEGGICFNIEEKVRFSKILNSGYFDLFRELNPEKSDFSWWDYRGNSWGFNKGMRIDYILANAKAADLCNNCVINSEYRGKEKASDHAPVTAVFEL comes from the coding sequence ATGAAAATTACAACTTGGAACATAAATTCTATAAAAGCTCGGTTGCCGAATTTGCTGGAATTTTTGCAGGCAGAAAAGCCAGATGTCCTTCTTTTGCAGGAATTAAAATGCGTTGAAGAGGCTTTTCCTTTCCAAGAAATTTCCGATTTGGGATATAACTCAGCGGTTTTTGGGCAGAAAACCTATAATGGCGTTGCAATTCTCTCAAAATATAAAATTGAAGAATTTTTCAAAGGCTTGCCGAATGCAAAATTTTCTCATCAAATTTCTGAAAAATCTGAAGCTAAAATAGAAGGCAAGAAAAAGCCAAATTTTGATTTATTTGATTCTTCACCACAAATCTTCTCTGATGATTTTTTTGAAAGTAACTCTTTTGCAGAAAAAGATAAAAATATTGAGATTCAAGATGCGAGATATATTGAGGCGGTTATTTCAGTGAATGGTAAAGTTTTTCGTATTGCTTCAGTTTATGTTCCAAATGGAATGGATATTAGCTCCTCAAAATTCACTTATAAAAAAGAGTTTTTTGAAGCCTTAAATGAGCATCTTTCTAACATTAGAAACTTAGATGAACATATTGTAATTGCAGGTGATTTTAATGTGGCTATGAAAAATATTGATGTTTTTGATGCAAAATCATTAGAGGGTGGAATTTGTTTTAACATTGAGGAAAAAGTTAGATTTTCAAAAATATTAAATTCTGGCTATTTTGATTTATTTAGAGAGTTAAACCCAGAGAAGTCAGATTTTTCTTGGTGGGATTATCGAGGTAATTCTTGGGGGTTTAATAAAGGTATGCGAATTGATTATATTCTCGCTAACGCAAAAGCCGCTGATTTGTGCAATAATTGTGTTATAAATTCCGAATATCGCGGTAAAGAAAAAGCCTCTGATCACGCCCCCGTAACTGCTGTTTTTGAATTATAA